From the Primulina tabacum isolate GXHZ01 chromosome 3, ASM2559414v2, whole genome shotgun sequence genome, one window contains:
- the LOC142539610 gene encoding STS14 protein-like has product MYHRAFSTVLKIFDTGGKKTKMFLLLSMFTSLMLISQASTQAQPPPSPPVAAPPAPSVALPNSTQEYLEAHNQARAEVGVGPLVWSEPLAKSASLTVRLQRDKQNCTFANLSNSRYGGNQLWAGGFTVTPRIAVETWVAEKKFYSYANNSCAPEHRCGVYTQVVWKKSQELGCAEAVCPKERSSLTICFYNPPGNVIGEKPY; this is encoded by the coding sequence atgtatCACAGAGCATTCAGTACTGTCCTGAAAATATTTGACACTGGGGGAAAGAAAACGAAGATGTTCCTACTCTTATCAATGTTCACTTCTCTAATGCTCATCTCCCAGGCTTCAACCCAAGCTCAGCCGCCGCCGTCTCCTCCGGTGGCAGCGCCCCCAGCTCCCTCGGTGGCTCTACCCAACTCGACCCAAGAATATCTTGAAGCCCACAACCAAGCGAGGGCCGAAGTAGGTGTCGGCCCCCTCGTGTGGAGCGAGCCACTAGCCAAATCCGCCAGCCTTACGGTGAGGCTCCAGAGGGATAAACAGAACTGCACCTTCGCTAACTTGAGCAACAGCAGGTACGGCGGCAACCAGCTGTGGGCCGGTGGCTTCACCGTCACGCCGCGAATCGCGGTGGAGACGTGGGTGGCGGAGAAGAAGTTCTACTCTTACGCTAACAATTCTTGCGCGCCGGAACACCGCTGTGGCGTTTACACACAGGTGGTGTGGAAGAAGTCGCAGGAACTGGGGTGTGCTGAGGCTGTTTGTCCCAAAGAGCGTTCTAGTTTAACCATTTGTTTCTATAATCCCCCTGGAAATGTAATAGGAGAGAAACCGTACTAG
- the LOC142538870 gene encoding uncharacterized protein LOC142538870 has protein sequence MGVCSSCEATSVATAKLILYDGRLQEFPHPVKVSYVLQKNPSCFICSSDEMDFDGVVSAVGEEEELQPGQLYFALPLSRLQRRLQADDMAALAVKASSALTKSGDKCGHRRNVLLFSEENGGGVRSRKVSGMGDIGSRRRNVGGGRAAGRRSGKFSAQLSAIPE, from the coding sequence ATGGGTGTATGCAGTTCTTGCGAGGCGACTTCTGTGGCCACTGCTAAATTGATATTGTACGATGGGAGATTACAGGAGTTCCCTCACCCGGTTAAGGTCTCCTACGTCTTGCAGAAGAATCCATCTTGCTTCATTTGTAGTTCTGATGAGATGGATTTCGACGGCGTTGTATCTGCGGTTGGCGAAGAGGAGGAGCTGCAGCCGGGTCAGCTATACTTTGCGCTGCCGTTGAGCCGGCTGCAGCGCAGGCTGCAGGCGGATGACATGGCTGCGTTGGCCGTGAAAGCCAGTTCTGCCCTGACCAAGAGTGGGGATAAATGCGGGCATCGGAGGAATGTGTTGTTGTTTTCCGAGGAGAATGGTGGTGGCGTGAGGTCGAGGAAGGTGTCGGGCATGGGAGATATCGGATCCAGGAGGCGGAATGTTGGCGGCGGCCGCGCTGCCGGGAGGCGTAGTGGGAAGTTCTCGGCGCAATTGAGCGCGATCCCTGAGTAG